One Avibacterium avium genomic window carries:
- a CDS encoding TIGR04211 family SH3 domain-containing protein: MRKITKILFLFFLSVPFAQAETRYVTENLSTFLRKGAGDQFKIAGAIRSGEPVTVLNHKDRYTLIRDSKNREAWILTSELSSTPSSKDENPRLKAKIEELTLKLNQLDGDWQQRTSEMQRRTKQAEQQSSQLLEQNSQLNRELEITKNKNRDLEAMLDAGKREIAIQWFIYGGSVLGVGLLLGLILPFIMPKRRRRDGWA; the protein is encoded by the coding sequence ATGCGAAAAATTACTAAGATCTTGTTTTTATTCTTTCTTTCCGTACCCTTCGCGCAAGCGGAAACCCGTTATGTAACAGAAAACCTTTCCACCTTTTTACGCAAAGGGGCGGGCGATCAATTTAAAATTGCAGGGGCAATTCGTTCAGGCGAACCCGTAACCGTGCTAAACCACAAAGATCGCTATACGCTCATTCGTGATAGCAAAAATCGTGAAGCTTGGATCTTAACCTCTGAACTTTCTAGCACGCCGAGCAGTAAAGATGAAAATCCAAGATTAAAAGCTAAAATTGAAGAATTAACCTTAAAACTCAATCAATTAGACGGTGATTGGCAACAACGCACCAGCGAAATGCAACGCCGCACCAAACAAGCTGAGCAACAAAGCAGCCAATTATTAGAGCAAAATTCTCAGCTCAACCGTGAACTTGAGATCACCAAAAATAAAAACCGAGATTTAGAAGCAATGCTTGATGCAGGCAAACGTGAAATTGCAATCCAATGGTTTATTTATGGCGGTTCAGTGCTAGGTGTTGGTTTGCTACTTGGCTTAATCTTACCTTTCATTATGCCAAAACGTCGCCGCCGTGATGGCTGGGCATAA
- the uhpT gene encoding hexose-6-phosphate:phosphate antiporter produces MFKFLQQVRKPVLNLPVEERRKMWFKPFMQSYLVVFIGYMAVYLIRKNFNVAQNDMIETYGLTKTQLGMIGLGFSVAYGIGKTLVSYYADGKNTKQFVPFMLILSALCMLGFSASMGGGSVALFLMIAFYSLSGFFQSTGGSSSYSTITKWTPRKKRGSFLGFWNLSHNVGGAAAAGVALFGANVLFDGHVIGMFIFPSIIALIVGFVGLRYGSDSPEAYGLGTAEELFGEEISEEDRDAEENQLTKWQIFVRYILKNKVIWLLCFANIFLYIVRIGIDQWSPVYAYQELGFSKDAAISGFALFEVGALVGTFLWGFLSDLANGRRGLTACVALILIVFTLEFYQFATNEYMYLISLFVLGFLVFGPQLLIGVAAVGFVPKKAIAVADGVKGTFAYLIGDSFAKLGLGMIADGTPIFGLTGWAGTFAALNTSAIVCMALLAFVAIAEEKKIRRLKKAQ; encoded by the coding sequence ATGTTCAAATTTTTACAACAGGTGCGTAAACCTGTGCTAAATCTTCCTGTGGAAGAAAGACGCAAAATGTGGTTTAAGCCCTTTATGCAATCTTATTTAGTGGTGTTTATCGGTTATATGGCAGTGTATTTGATTCGTAAGAATTTTAACGTTGCGCAAAATGATATGATCGAAACCTATGGACTCACCAAAACCCAGCTGGGAATGATTGGGCTTGGCTTTTCTGTGGCTTATGGGATTGGGAAAACCCTTGTTTCCTACTATGCCGATGGGAAAAACACCAAACAATTCGTGCCGTTTATGCTGATTCTTTCTGCCCTTTGTATGCTTGGTTTTAGTGCAAGTATGGGCGGTGGCAGCGTGGCATTATTCTTAATGATCGCATTCTATTCGTTAAGTGGTTTCTTCCAAAGTACGGGCGGCTCATCAAGCTATTCCACCATCACCAAATGGACACCACGCAAAAAACGCGGTTCATTCCTTGGCTTCTGGAATTTATCCCACAACGTGGGTGGTGCAGCGGCAGCGGGTGTGGCGTTATTCGGTGCGAACGTGTTATTTGATGGACACGTTATCGGAATGTTCATCTTCCCTTCTATCATTGCGTTAATTGTGGGCTTTGTGGGATTACGCTATGGTTCAGATTCCCCTGAGGCTTATGGGCTTGGCACTGCGGAAGAATTATTTGGTGAAGAAATCAGCGAAGAAGATCGTGATGCAGAAGAAAATCAGCTTACAAAATGGCAAATTTTCGTGCGTTATATTTTGAAAAATAAAGTGATTTGGTTACTTTGCTTTGCCAATATTTTCCTTTATATCGTGCGAATCGGGATCGATCAGTGGTCGCCAGTTTATGCTTACCAAGAACTTGGCTTCTCAAAAGATGCCGCAATTTCTGGCTTTGCCCTATTTGAAGTGGGCGCATTAGTTGGCACATTCTTGTGGGGATTCTTATCCGATTTAGCCAACGGAAGACGTGGTTTAACCGCTTGTGTTGCGTTGATTTTAATCGTATTCACCCTTGAGTTTTATCAATTTGCGACCAACGAATATATGTATTTAATTTCATTATTCGTGCTAGGTTTCTTGGTATTCGGGCCACAATTATTAATCGGCGTTGCGGCAGTTGGTTTCGTACCGAAAAAAGCCATTGCCGTTGCTGACGGTGTGAAAGGCACATTCGCTTACTTAATCGGTGATAGCTTTGCAAAATTAGGTTTAGGAATGATTGCAGATGGTACGCCAATTTTCGGCTTAACAGGCTGGGCGGGGACATTCGCAGCATTAAATACTTCTGCGATTGTGTGTATGGCATTGCTTGCTTTCGTG
- a CDS encoding DUF1919 domain-containing protein, whose protein sequence is MPLFSFIKTKISALMRKLFINPKLRNSLKNKGMSVLASNCNGAFMLHDLGQPFNSPFVNLYLKPQDFIRYLQRIEHYQQQPLKFVEDNDKPYPVAYLDDIKIHFVHYANAQQAQEKWQQRSQRIDLENLFIIMTDRDGCTEQDLNDFDALPYKNKVVFTHKPYPEIRSAFYIKGFEQQDCVGDLFAYANLLGKRYYDQFDYVGWFDNKERC, encoded by the coding sequence ATGCCTTTATTTTCTTTCATCAAAACTAAAATCAGCGCGCTAATGCGCAAGCTTTTCATTAATCCCAAACTTCGTAATAGTTTGAAAAATAAGGGAATGAGCGTATTAGCCAGTAATTGCAATGGGGCATTTATGCTGCACGATTTAGGGCAGCCATTCAATTCACCTTTTGTGAATTTATACCTTAAGCCACAAGATTTCATTCGTTATTTGCAACGCATTGAACACTATCAGCAACAACCGCTAAAATTTGTAGAGGATAACGATAAGCCCTACCCTGTGGCTTATTTAGATGATATAAAAATCCATTTTGTGCATTATGCCAATGCGCAACAAGCCCAAGAAAAATGGCAACAGCGTTCGCAACGTATTGATTTAGAAAATCTCTTTATCATAATGACAGATCGCGATGGCTGCACAGAACAAGATCTCAACGATTTTGATGCCTTGCCTTACAAAAACAAAGTGGTATTCACCCACAAACCTTATCCCGAAATTCGTTCTGCTTTTTATATTAAAGGCTTTGAACAACAAGATTGTGTCGGCGATCTTTTTGCCTATGCTAACTTACTCGGCAAACGCTATTATGATCAGTTTGATTATGTGGGGTGGTTTGATAATAAAGAGCGGTGCTAA
- a CDS encoding factor H binding protein domain-containing protein, whose product MKQNTFFQLSAVAIACAALMACSSSSGGFPSTEASNNNATQLQPQTNDQTKPQTEDTSKLQQQLDAARARLQKAQADLAKAEKSVAGYKTSLQKNSSALDAAKQQLANAQNAVNNAVADVNQHKAEVSRLTAQVNELSNLQKLGSSAEVQQKLDQAKQDLAKANASLKEKQTQLTSSQKQADSLSKNVAELENKQRSLSAQVKSKETELNQLKGKVSEADQALSKEKAQLASLKEEAPAVAEATREENYMGDDYKWRSIKVKREGVHRGDFTQGSVAQNKYQSSTLKYEVLVPNVAAGTGVTKETHAFQDVDFTQYPVDTKRIQTIEQFHQTCGSKEQCYPLVNRKMGDMRFVNQAYSTFFAVNLSDYSDGNLYSNQFHTKYGYIYKELPQDNAVWNLPSGQEQVTYRGKTMGRFESILLDGNVYDGQGDLTLTADFAKNTVAGKVTNRQGYRDNRDITLIETPIAKVNNKIGFEGNWQYGEHDRNRNRDGYYEGIFVGPNAEEVLGEIVPISNHAHRGGSVFGGTSQQQ is encoded by the coding sequence ATGAAACAAAATACATTTTTTCAATTAAGTGCGGTTGCCATTGCTTGTGCTGCGTTGATGGCTTGTAGTTCGTCTAGTGGTGGTTTCCCAAGCACAGAGGCAAGCAATAATAATGCCACACAATTGCAGCCACAAACTAACGATCAAACTAAACCGCAAACAGAAGATACCAGCAAATTGCAACAGCAATTAGACGCAGCTCGAGCAAGATTGCAAAAAGCACAGGCTGATTTAGCCAAGGCAGAAAAATCTGTTGCAGGTTATAAAACTTCGTTACAAAAAAATAGCAGCGCACTTGATGCCGCAAAACAGCAACTAGCCAATGCGCAAAATGCTGTTAATAATGCGGTGGCTGATGTGAACCAGCATAAGGCAGAGGTCAGCCGTTTAACTGCGCAAGTAAATGAGCTAAGCAATTTACAAAAATTGGGCAGCAGTGCAGAAGTGCAACAAAAATTGGACCAAGCGAAACAGGACTTAGCCAAAGCCAATGCCAGCTTAAAAGAAAAGCAAACTCAACTTACCAGCTCGCAAAAACAAGCTGACAGCTTAAGCAAAAATGTGGCAGAGCTAGAAAATAAACAGCGTTCTTTAAGCGCCCAAGTAAAAAGCAAAGAAACGGAGCTAAATCAGCTAAAAGGTAAAGTGAGTGAAGCAGACCAAGCACTCTCAAAAGAAAAAGCCCAATTAGCTTCACTCAAGGAAGAAGCCCCAGCGGTGGCTGAGGCAACGCGAGAAGAAAACTATATGGGTGATGATTACAAATGGCGTAGTATCAAAGTTAAAAGAGAGGGAGTACATAGAGGAGACTTCACTCAGGGATCTGTCGCTCAAAATAAATATCAATCTTCAACACTAAAATATGAGGTTTTAGTTCCTAATGTAGCCGCTGGTACTGGCGTTACCAAAGAAACCCACGCTTTCCAAGATGTGGACTTTACCCAATATCCCGTTGATACCAAACGCATTCAAACCATTGAGCAATTCCACCAAACCTGCGGCAGCAAGGAACAATGTTATCCACTTGTAAACCGCAAAATGGGGGATATGCGATTTGTAAACCAAGCCTATTCCACCTTCTTCGCAGTAAATCTTAGTGATTATTCTGATGGTAATTTATATAGTAACCAATTTCACACTAAATATGGTTATATTTATAAAGAACTTCCGCAAGATAATGCCGTTTGGAATCTCCCAAGTGGACAAGAGCAGGTTACCTACCGCGGTAAAACAATGGGACGTTTTGAGAGCATACTATTAGATGGCAACGTTTATGATGGACAGGGCGATTTAACCCTTACGGCTGACTTTGCTAAAAACACCGTTGCAGGTAAGGTAACTAACCGTCAAGGCTATCGAGATAATCGCGATATCACCCTGATTGAAACCCCAATAGCAAAAGTTAACAATAAAATTGGCTTTGAAGGCAATTGGCAATATGGTGAACACGATCGTAACCGAAATCGTGATGGTTATTACGAAGGCATTTTTGTTGGACCAAATGCTGAAGAAGTGCTAGGCGAGATTGTACCTATTTCTAACCACGCTCATAGAGGAGGCAGTGTCTTCGGTGGCACTTCCCAACAACAATAA
- a CDS encoding multifunctional CCA addition/repair protein, protein MEIYLVGGAVRDALLNLPVKDRDWVVIGATPEQLLQQGYIQVGKDFPVFLDPKNKEEYALARTEKKAGVGYTGFVCDFSPDISLEQDLIRRDLTINAIAQDSQGKLHDPYGGINDLNNRLLRHISPAFAEDPLRVLRVARFAARYHYLGFQIAPETFALMKQITKSGELEHLTAERVWLETEKALQTPNPEIYFDILRKIKALAVLFPELNALYGVPNPVQHHPEVDSFIHTMLVLQQAAKLTENSPAQQKSAVRFAAICHDFGKALTLKDLLPRHFGHEQKGVTPTRNLCNRLKVPSYIKELACLVCETHTNVHRAFELRPATIVKLFNQLDVWRKPERFKELLLVCTADARGRAGFEQVDYPQADFLLKLYQAALQVDVQQVIADGFQKEKIREELNRRRQKAIEQEKQRLKDR, encoded by the coding sequence ATGGAAATTTATTTAGTTGGCGGTGCCGTGCGCGATGCGCTGCTCAATCTTCCTGTTAAAGACAGAGATTGGGTGGTGATTGGCGCAACACCAGAGCAACTATTGCAGCAAGGCTATATTCAAGTGGGGAAAGATTTCCCCGTTTTTCTTGATCCTAAAAATAAAGAAGAATATGCCCTTGCACGCACAGAAAAAAAAGCGGGCGTAGGCTACACCGGTTTTGTGTGCGATTTCAGCCCCGACATTAGCTTGGAACAAGATCTGATCCGCCGAGATCTCACCATTAACGCCATTGCGCAAGATAGCCAAGGCAAATTGCACGATCCTTATGGCGGTATCAATGATTTGAATAATCGCCTACTCCGCCATATCTCCCCTGCGTTTGCCGAAGATCCTTTGCGCGTGTTAAGAGTGGCGCGTTTTGCTGCACGTTACCATTATTTAGGTTTCCAAATTGCCCCTGAAACCTTTGCCTTAATGAAACAAATCACCAAATCGGGCGAGCTTGAACATCTCACGGCAGAACGCGTTTGGCTAGAAACAGAAAAAGCCTTACAAACGCCAAATCCTGAAATTTATTTTGATATTTTAAGAAAAATCAAGGCATTAGCGGTACTTTTCCCTGAACTTAACGCTCTTTACGGCGTGCCAAATCCCGTGCAACATCACCCTGAAGTGGATAGCTTTATCCACACAATGCTGGTGTTGCAACAAGCCGCAAAGCTGACGGAAAATAGCCCTGCACAACAAAAAAGTGCGGTGCGTTTTGCGGCAATTTGCCACGATTTTGGCAAAGCGCTCACGCTAAAAGATCTTCTGCCACGCCATTTTGGCCACGAACAAAAAGGCGTTACGCCAACGCGCAATCTTTGCAATCGGCTCAAAGTGCCAAGCTATATAAAAGAACTGGCGTGCCTTGTTTGCGAAACGCATACCAACGTTCACCGAGCCTTTGAGCTACGTCCTGCCACTATTGTCAAATTATTCAATCAGCTCGATGTGTGGCGTAAACCTGAACGTTTCAAAGAACTACTACTCGTTTGCACAGCCGATGCCAGAGGCCGCGCAGGCTTTGAACAAGTAGATTACCCACAAGCAGATTTTCTACTCAAACTGTACCAAGCCGCATTACAAGTTGATGTGCAACAAGTGATTGCTGACGGATTTCAAAAAGAAAAAATCCGCGAAGAATTAAACCGCCGCCGCCAAAAAGCCATTGAACAAGAAAAACAACGGTTAAAGGATCGATAA
- a CDS encoding inorganic phosphate transporter, translating into MEVIQQYGTLLVIITAAFGFFMAFGVGANDVSNAMGTSVGSGTITAKQAIIIAMIFECAGAYLAGGEVTETIKSGVLNPTEYIATPEILALGMMAALFSSGLWLLIASRMGWPVSTTHTIIGAIIGFGLITVGPNSIDWSAIRNIVGSWFITPVIAGLVAYGIFFSTQKLIFDTEKPLRNAQKYGPYYMGLTIFILSVVTMIKGLKHVGLHLTGSETFFISLGISAISVVASHFYFRSKKFHQTVKSGTFGAVEKVFSILMLLTACAMAFAHGSNDVANAIGPLSAVVSIVDNGGQIMAKTPLAWWILPLGAAGIALGLIVMGYKVMATIGTGITDLTPSRGFSAQFATATTVVLASGTGLPISTTQTLVGAILGIGFARGIAALNLTVIRNIIASWVITLPAGAFFAILIYYVLHAIFI; encoded by the coding sequence ATGGAAGTTATTCAACAATATGGCACTTTACTAGTGATTATCACCGCGGCTTTTGGCTTTTTTATGGCCTTTGGCGTGGGTGCAAATGATGTTTCTAACGCAATGGGAACCTCTGTAGGTTCAGGCACAATTACCGCCAAACAAGCCATTATCATTGCGATGATTTTTGAATGTGCTGGGGCATATTTAGCCGGTGGTGAAGTAACAGAAACCATTAAAAGCGGGGTTTTAAATCCAACAGAATATATCGCCACACCAGAAATTTTAGCCTTAGGTATGATGGCAGCCCTCTTTTCTTCTGGATTATGGTTGCTCATCGCCTCGCGAATGGGCTGGCCAGTTTCCACCACACACACCATTATTGGCGCAATTATCGGTTTCGGTTTAATTACTGTTGGGCCAAACTCGATTGATTGGTCAGCTATCCGCAATATTGTGGGCAGTTGGTTTATCACCCCTGTGATTGCAGGCCTAGTGGCGTATGGCATTTTCTTCAGTACACAAAAACTCATTTTCGATACAGAAAAACCGCTACGCAACGCACAAAAATATGGCCCGTATTATATGGGACTCACCATCTTTATTTTGTCCGTAGTAACAATGATAAAAGGCTTAAAGCACGTTGGTTTACATTTAACTGGTAGCGAAACTTTCTTTATTTCATTAGGCATCAGCGCCATTTCTGTGGTGGCCAGTCATTTCTATTTTCGTAGCAAAAAATTCCATCAAACAGTGAAATCAGGCACATTCGGTGCGGTAGAAAAAGTATTTAGTATACTAATGCTACTAACCGCCTGTGCAATGGCTTTTGCGCACGGTTCAAACGATGTGGCTAACGCTATTGGGCCATTGTCTGCCGTGGTGTCTATTGTGGATAACGGCGGTCAAATTATGGCAAAAACCCCACTTGCTTGGTGGATCTTACCATTAGGCGCGGCAGGGATCGCCTTAGGTTTAATCGTTATGGGCTATAAAGTGATGGCAACCATTGGTACAGGGATCACCGATCTCACCCCAAGCCGTGGTTTCTCAGCCCAATTTGCAACGGCAACCACCGTGGTACTGGCTTCTGGTACGGGATTACCAATTTCCACCACGCAAACCCTTGTTGGTGCGATTTTAGGTATCGGCTTCGCGCGTGGTATCGCCGCATTAAACTTAACGGTAATTCGCAATATTATCGCCTCTTGGGTGATCACCTTACCTGCGGGCGCATTCTTTGCGATTTTAATTTACTATGTGCTGCACGCTATTTTCATCTAA
- a CDS encoding porin family protein — protein sequence MPNLFKISMGFSLSPLYLGLFPLFVAHNVLADNATMPATAIEVKTEPKEYINVAQPDLNSAPRTQMQNTTAGEDNSREISDEELQQQPALARKLLNYVIETHRWDLLPDLLAIYKKTQDPDLILIDYAQATLYRVQGNLTGAIDLYRHIIAENPSFSPVRFALAQTLFEDYQTEAAEDQFNKLRASPDLPPEIMAISDQYLMAIKRQSSWSFSASLSYLQDNNVNNAAKDEVVYIGNVPFQKSKDSLPKSAHGLQYGVNISKKFNLFGRHSLYLENNLYGKSYWDNHDYDDIINRTTVGYQYQDINNRFAILPFYTYRWFGGEKYSRNYGTRFEYERWLSPKWQSSSAIELSKTKYKSNDDADSRNQLYSTTLLHLFNAKTYFYGGLDYQREKAQNRIFSSDRLGFRLGWGQEWKWGISTRIQLGMDKRNFKEKNVFFNTIRKDKEYSALITLWKREWHLWGITPKLNFSWTKVDSNIPALYSYHKNRVFLNFEKTF from the coding sequence ATGCCTAATTTATTTAAAATCTCGATGGGATTTTCCCTTTCACCGCTCTATTTGGGCTTATTTCCTTTGTTTGTTGCCCACAATGTGTTAGCGGACAATGCAACGATGCCTGCAACAGCCATTGAAGTGAAAACAGAGCCAAAAGAATATATTAATGTGGCACAGCCTGATTTAAATTCTGCGCCAAGAACACAAATGCAAAATACTACCGCAGGAGAAGATAATAGCCGTGAAATTTCAGATGAAGAATTGCAACAGCAGCCTGCCCTTGCGCGCAAATTATTAAATTATGTGATCGAAACCCACCGTTGGGATTTATTACCTGATTTGTTAGCTATTTATAAGAAAACGCAAGATCCTGATTTAATTTTGATTGATTATGCGCAAGCAACCCTCTATCGTGTGCAAGGAAATTTAACGGGCGCGATTGATTTATATCGTCATATTATTGCGGAAAACCCTAGTTTTTCCCCTGTGCGTTTTGCTCTTGCACAAACCTTATTTGAAGATTATCAAACGGAGGCCGCAGAAGATCAATTTAATAAATTGCGCGCTAGCCCTGATCTTCCGCCTGAAATAATGGCAATTTCTGATCAATATTTAATGGCCATTAAACGCCAATCTTCTTGGTCATTTAGTGCTTCTTTATCTTATTTGCAAGATAACAATGTTAATAATGCCGCAAAAGATGAGGTGGTTTATATTGGTAATGTGCCATTCCAAAAAAGCAAGGATTCCTTACCAAAATCCGCACACGGATTACAATATGGCGTTAATATAAGTAAAAAATTTAATCTCTTTGGACGTCATTCCCTTTATTTGGAAAATAATCTGTATGGCAAAAGCTATTGGGATAATCACGATTATGACGATATTATTAACCGCACAACTGTGGGTTACCAATATCAAGATATTAATAATCGTTTTGCGATTTTACCTTTCTATACTTACCGTTGGTTTGGTGGCGAGAAATATAGCCGAAATTACGGCACACGTTTTGAATATGAACGCTGGTTATCGCCAAAATGGCAATCCAGTTCTGCAATAGAACTAAGCAAAACAAAATATAAAAGTAACGATGATGCAGATAGCCGTAATCAACTCTACTCTACGACATTGCTCCATTTATTTAATGCAAAAACCTATTTTTACGGCGGCTTAGATTATCAGCGTGAAAAAGCACAAAATAGAATCTTTTCTTCCGACCGCCTAGGTTTCCGCTTAGGTTGGGGGCAAGAATGGAAATGGGGAATTTCTACACGCATTCAACTTGGAATGGATAAACGCAATTTTAAAGAAAAAAATGTATTCTTTAATACAATCCGTAAAGATAAAGAATATAGCGCGTTGATCACCTTGTGGAAACGTGAGTGGCATTTATGGGGCATTACGCCAAAACTTAACTTTAGTTGGACAAAAGTGGACAGTAATATTCCCGCACTTTATAGCTATCATAAAAACCGCGTATTCTTAAACTTTGAGAAAACCTTCTAG